The following are encoded together in the Gadus chalcogrammus isolate NIFS_2021 chromosome 2, NIFS_Gcha_1.0, whole genome shotgun sequence genome:
- the LOC130374628 gene encoding coiled-coil domain-containing protein 106-like: MDNTATDPESDTDWSSNSSTDSTDSRSSDTSSSSSDGRKKKRKHKKKNKKASKNKGLRVTTISDVVKRYRRVLKLIQKGRKMSRAFLKARVSRNAVKDTAAIAELYIAERSVLDGIKGEQRLLHLAKLCQSKIVGELALKIEDLKRKKKLIPSSKKG; this comes from the exons ATGGACAACACTGCCACCGACCCAGAGTCAGACACTGACTGGAGTTCCAACTCCAGCACTGACTCCACCGATTCCAGGAGCAGTGATAcaagctcttcctcctctgatggccgcaagaaaaagaggaagcacaaaaagaaaaacaaaaaggctTCAAAGAACAAAGGACTTCGAG TGACAACAATATCGGATGTTGTTAAAAGGTACCGCCGGGTCCTTAAACTAATTCAAAAAGGACGCAAGATGTCGAGGGCATTCCTGAAGGCACGCGTTTCTAGAAACGCAGTTAAAGACACCGCAGCAATAGCGGAGCTCTACATTGCAGAGAGGAGTGTCCTGGATGGAATCAAAGGCGAACAGAGGCTCCTTCATTTAGCAAAGCTCTGCCAGTCCAAAATTGTTGGAGAACTTGCACTTAAAATTGAAGACctgaagaggaaaaaaaaactaatacCATCCTCCAAAAAGGGTTAA